In Thiospirochaeta perfilievii, a single window of DNA contains:
- the uxaC gene encoding glucuronate isomerase yields the protein MSTFLTEDFLLLSDTAKTLYHDYAKKQPIIDYHCHLQPRDVAENRQFKNLTEVWLKGDHYKWRAMRSLGVDEKYITGDGTDYEKFLAWAKCVPMLIGNPLYHWTHLELRRPFGIKDRVLNSQTAESIWNEVNEKLKQPEFSPWGIIKQMDVKVLCTTDDPIDSLEYHSALQEKSHLDFKMYPTFRPDKAGAVEDPYLYRDYIEQLSRVSGVDVVDFTSLSRALESRHNYFHSLGCRISDHAIRIPEYESYTQQDLDATISTLLDGKKVSEKESAQLNTALLQLYGRLNKAKNWTMQLHIGAIRNNNTRMFNKLGPDTGFDSIGGGDIALPLSRLLNSLDIEDQLPKTIIYVLNSADNDIVGTMIGNFQDGSIAGKIQFGSGWWFNDQKTGMEKQMESLANMGVLSQFVGMLTDSRSFLSYTRHEYFRRILCNKIGTWVENGEAPKDLDLLGEIVTNISYNNSLKYFNFPG from the coding sequence ATGAGTACTTTTTTAACAGAGGACTTCTTGCTACTTAGTGATACAGCAAAAACTCTATACCACGATTACGCAAAAAAACAACCAATAATAGACTATCACTGTCATTTACAACCTAGGGATGTTGCAGAGAATAGACAGTTTAAAAATTTAACAGAGGTATGGTTAAAGGGAGACCACTATAAGTGGAGGGCAATGAGAAGCCTAGGTGTGGATGAAAAATATATTACTGGGGATGGAACAGACTACGAGAAGTTTCTAGCCTGGGCAAAGTGTGTTCCAATGTTAATTGGAAATCCCCTTTATCACTGGACTCATTTAGAACTACGAAGACCCTTTGGAATTAAGGATAGGGTTTTAAATAGCCAAACTGCAGAGTCTATATGGAATGAGGTTAATGAGAAATTAAAACAACCAGAGTTTTCCCCATGGGGTATTATTAAGCAGATGGATGTTAAAGTATTATGTACAACAGACGACCCTATAGATAGTCTAGAGTACCATAGTGCCTTACAGGAGAAGTCCCATTTAGATTTTAAAATGTATCCCACATTTAGGCCAGATAAGGCAGGTGCTGTTGAAGATCCTTACCTGTATAGAGATTATATAGAGCAGCTCTCTAGAGTTTCTGGAGTTGATGTTGTAGATTTTACTTCATTATCTAGGGCATTAGAGTCTAGGCATAACTATTTTCACAGCCTTGGGTGCCGAATATCAGATCATGCAATAAGAATACCAGAATATGAGAGTTACACACAACAAGATCTAGATGCTACTATATCTACTCTTCTAGATGGAAAAAAGGTCTCAGAAAAAGAGTCTGCCCAGTTAAATACTGCTCTTTTACAACTCTATGGTAGATTAAATAAGGCTAAAAATTGGACTATGCAGCTCCATATAGGTGCTATTAGAAATAACAATACAAGAATGTTTAATAAACTAGGGCCAGATACTGGTTTTGACTCTATTGGTGGTGGGGACATCGCCCTTCCTCTGTCTAGGTTATTAAACTCTCTAGATATAGAAGATCAACTACCTAAAACAATAATCTATGTATTAAATTCAGCAGATAACGATATTGTAGGAACAATGATTGGAAACTTTCAAGATGGTTCTATAGCAGGGAAAATACAGTTTGGTTCCGGGTGGTGGTTTAATGATCAAAAAACTGGAATGGAGAAACAGATGGAGTCTTTAGCAAATATGGGTGTTTTATCCCAATTTGTAGGAATGTTAACAGATTCGCGAAGTTTCCTCTCCTATACACGCCACGAGTATTTTAGAAGAATACTGTGTAATAAAATTGGTACATGGGTGGAAAATGGTGAAGCTCCAAAGGATTTAGATCTACTAGGTGAAATTGTTACAAACATAAGTTACAATAACAGTCTAAAATACTTTAATTTCCCAGGATAA
- a CDS encoding chromate transporter, whose amino-acid sequence MLTLLYVFSIIAITTVGGGYAMIPLIQQEAITIHRWITETEFVNILAVSQVTPGAIAINSATFIGFKNYHILGAIIASVGFVLPSFIIIFLIAPILKKYEKNRIRINIFNGIRPIVTGLIGAAIIVLAKNIFIIDSNISYISIFITTISFVILRFFKIKPVYTLLLCAISGVIILP is encoded by the coding sequence ATGTTAACCCTTCTCTATGTATTTTCTATAATTGCCATTACCACAGTTGGTGGTGGTTATGCTATGATTCCACTAATACAGCAGGAAGCAATAACTATTCACAGGTGGATAACAGAGACTGAATTTGTAAATATACTGGCTGTTTCTCAAGTGACTCCTGGGGCTATTGCGATAAATTCTGCTACTTTTATCGGGTTTAAAAACTATCATATTTTAGGGGCAATAATCGCCTCGGTAGGTTTTGTTCTTCCATCTTTTATAATAATTTTTCTTATTGCCCCTATACTAAAAAAGTATGAAAAAAACAGGATTCGTATTAATATATTTAATGGAATAAGACCTATAGTTACAGGGTTAATTGGGGCAGCAATAATAGTATTAGCTAAAAATATCTTTATTATAGATAGCAACATAAGTTATATTTCTATTTTTATAACTACTATTTCCTTTGTTATACTTAGGTTTTTTAAGATAAAGCCAGTTTATACCCTTCTTTTATGTGCAATTTCTGGTGTTATTATACTCCCCTAG
- a CDS encoding chromate transporter: protein MKNNIKISRVDLFFRFFKISILTFGGGYAMMPMVEKELINRDGLLKEDEIIDDYAMGQSIPGIIGVNASALMGYRIAGRVGLSIAILGFITPSIIIISLISSLLLDIENNIYIVKAFTGLRAGVVALMLNALLNIGKKSLKSLWAYGLLVIAVVGILFFKFHPIYLILFGGFIGFVIGETKERRGKC, encoded by the coding sequence ATGAAAAATAATATTAAAATTAGTAGGGTAGATCTATTTTTTAGATTCTTTAAAATTAGCATTTTAACTTTTGGTGGTGGATACGCCATGATGCCAATGGTTGAGAAAGAGCTAATTAATCGGGATGGTCTATTAAAAGAGGATGAGATTATAGATGATTATGCTATGGGTCAAAGTATTCCTGGAATTATAGGAGTTAATGCTTCAGCATTAATGGGGTATAGAATTGCAGGAAGAGTTGGTTTATCCATTGCAATTTTAGGCTTTATAACACCTTCGATAATAATTATATCCCTAATTTCATCCCTACTGTTAGATATAGAAAACAATATATATATTGTCAAAGCCTTTACAGGTCTACGGGCTGGGGTTGTTGCACTAATGCTAAACGCTCTACTTAATATAGGGAAAAAATCCTTAAAATCTTTATGGGCCTATGGCCTTCTTGTGATAGCAGTTGTTGGAATTCTATTTTTCAAATTCCATCCTATATATTTAATACTGTTTGGTGGTTTTATTGGTTTTGTTATTGGAGAGACTAAAGAAAGGAGGGGAAAATGTTAA
- a CDS encoding LacI family DNA-binding transcriptional regulator, whose protein sequence is MNIYEIAKKAGVSTATVSRVINNSPKVSEKTRAKINKLMEEENYIPSAFARGLSGSSVKSIGILTIDIRDQYFASVIHSLEQELSLHKYNVILCNTGGESDTQRNYISLLMQKKIDILILVGSVFKYDELKEVIKSVSIKVPVIIVNESVEGDNIYSIVSNEGEGIEKLVLYLKELGHREFVYIKTSDSYSAKRKVKGFRNSTDNSAILIGENSLDSTAVLANKILDLEIRPSAIVCDEDITALGIIQQLTKRGFSIPIDFTVTGFNNLIFSQCSNPLITTIDSKSSAMGLSAARLALDILEKRNVPTLSTINTKLIIRESSSVNTRGV, encoded by the coding sequence ATGAATATTTATGAGATAGCCAAAAAGGCTGGAGTTTCAACAGCAACTGTATCAAGAGTAATAAATAACAGTCCAAAAGTTAGCGAAAAGACCAGGGCTAAAATAAATAAATTAATGGAAGAGGAGAACTACATCCCTAGTGCCTTTGCTAGGGGACTCTCTGGTAGTTCTGTTAAGAGTATAGGTATCTTAACTATAGATATAAGGGACCAATATTTCGCCTCTGTTATCCACTCTTTAGAACAGGAGTTAAGCCTACATAAATATAATGTTATACTTTGTAATACAGGGGGTGAGTCAGATACTCAACGTAATTATATCTCCCTACTTATGCAAAAAAAAATTGATATTTTAATATTAGTAGGTTCAGTTTTTAAATATGATGAACTAAAAGAGGTTATTAAAAGTGTATCAATAAAGGTCCCTGTTATAATTGTTAACGAGAGTGTAGAAGGGGATAATATCTACTCTATAGTTTCCAATGAGGGTGAAGGTATAGAGAAATTAGTTTTATACCTAAAAGAGTTAGGGCACAGAGAGTTTGTATATATTAAAACAAGTGATAGTTACAGTGCAAAAAGAAAGGTAAAAGGGTTTCGAAATAGTACAGATAATAGTGCAATATTAATTGGTGAAAATAGCTTAGACTCAACAGCTGTTTTAGCCAATAAAATATTAGACTTGGAGATAAGACCATCAGCAATAGTATGCGATGAGGATATTACAGCCCTGGGTATAATTCAGCAACTAACCAAAAGGGGATTTTCTATTCCAATAGATTTTACTGTTACTGGATTTAATAACCTTATCTTCTCCCAATGCTCTAACCCTCTAATAACAACTATTGATAGTAAAAGTAGTGCTATGGGGTTATCTGCAGCTAGATTAGCCCTAGATATTTTAGAAAAGCGTAATGTACCAACTCTTAGTACAATAAATACAAAACTAATAATTAGAGAAAGCTCTTCGGTTAATACTAGGGGAGTATAA